Proteins co-encoded in one Streptomyces sp. SLBN-31 genomic window:
- a CDS encoding RpiB/LacA/LacB family sugar-phosphate isomerase — MRISVSSDMDEPVARALVAELGRRGHQVTAHGALSPGDDPQWAACSEAAAREVAAGRADQAVVCCWTGTGASIAANKVPGVRAALCTDAYSADGARRWNDANVLALSLRLTSEPLLKEILDAWFAAAASEDAEDRENVARVERLDLRGTAS, encoded by the coding sequence ATGCGGATCTCCGTCTCCTCCGACATGGACGAACCCGTCGCCCGCGCCCTCGTCGCCGAGCTGGGCCGGCGCGGCCACCAGGTCACGGCCCACGGCGCGCTCAGCCCCGGCGACGACCCGCAGTGGGCCGCCTGCTCGGAGGCGGCGGCCCGGGAGGTCGCCGCCGGCCGGGCGGACCAGGCGGTCGTGTGCTGCTGGACCGGCACGGGCGCGTCCATCGCCGCGAACAAGGTGCCGGGCGTACGGGCGGCGCTGTGCACGGACGCCTACAGCGCCGACGGCGCCCGCCGCTGGAACGACGCCAACGTCCTCGCGCTCAGCCTGCGGCTGACCTCCGAACCGCTGCTGAAGGAGATCCTGGACGCCTGGTTCGCCGCCGCGGCCAGCGAGGACGCCGAGGACCGCGAGAACGTCGCCCGCGTCGAGCGGCTC
- a CDS encoding ROK family protein gives MSGKADPRPAGEGTTSRTRLDRGRGALGPALELVHTGRAPTRAVLTAELGVTRATAGAVAAELEALGLIRVDARPGAAAGSQGRPSHRLAVADDGPVVLAAQVHADGFRAALVGLGGRIVATAPGCETVDADPAKVLGSVVEAGTDLLRSTGRRCVGAGLAVPSAVAEPDGLALNPLHLAWPVGAPVRRIFAECVRAAGITGPAFAGNDVNLAALAEHRHGAGRGARDLLCVATGHRGVGGALVLDGRLHTGSSGLALEVGHLTVNPEGRPCHCGSRGCLDVEADPLALLTAAGLDPGPEMSLLRQADDLVREHYDDPAVRTAAETLIDRLGLGLAGLVNILNPDRIILGGLHRTLLDADPDRLRAVVADRSLWGQSGGVPILACTLDHNSLVGAAELAWQPVLDDPLGALA, from the coding sequence ATGAGCGGCAAGGCGGACCCCCGGCCGGCGGGGGAAGGGACCACCTCGAGGACGCGGCTGGACCGGGGGCGCGGTGCGCTCGGGCCCGCGTTGGAGCTCGTGCACACCGGACGCGCGCCCACCCGGGCCGTGCTCACCGCCGAGCTCGGGGTCACCCGGGCGACAGCGGGGGCGGTCGCGGCCGAGCTTGAGGCGCTGGGGCTGATCCGGGTCGACGCCCGGCCCGGCGCGGCGGCCGGCTCGCAGGGCCGGCCCTCCCACCGGCTCGCGGTCGCCGACGACGGGCCGGTCGTGCTCGCCGCGCAGGTCCATGCCGACGGCTTCCGGGCCGCGCTGGTCGGCCTGGGCGGCCGGATCGTGGCCACCGCGCCCGGCTGCGAGACCGTCGACGCCGACCCGGCGAAGGTCCTCGGCTCGGTGGTGGAGGCGGGCACGGACCTGCTGCGCTCCACGGGACGGCGCTGCGTCGGCGCCGGTCTCGCCGTGCCGTCCGCGGTCGCCGAACCCGACGGCCTGGCCCTGAACCCCCTGCACCTGGCCTGGCCGGTCGGCGCGCCGGTCCGGCGGATCTTCGCCGAGTGCGTGCGCGCGGCCGGCATCACCGGGCCGGCCTTCGCGGGCAACGACGTCAACCTCGCCGCCCTCGCCGAGCACCGGCACGGCGCCGGCCGCGGTGCGCGGGACCTGCTGTGCGTTGCGACCGGGCACCGGGGCGTCGGCGGCGCCCTGGTCCTCGACGGCCGCCTCCACACCGGAAGTTCGGGTCTGGCCCTGGAGGTCGGCCACCTCACCGTCAACCCCGAGGGCCGCCCCTGCCACTGCGGCAGCCGCGGCTGCCTCGACGTAGAGGCCGATCCGCTGGCCCTCCTCACGGCGGCCGGCCTGGACCCGGGCCCCGAGATGTCCCTGCTCAGGCAGGCCGACGACCTGGTCCGCGAGCACTACGACGACCCGGCCGTCCGCACGGCCGCCGAAACGCTCATCGACCGCCTCGGCCTCGGCCTCGCGGGCCTGGTCAACATCCTCAACCCCGACCGCATCATCCTCGGCGGCCTGCACCGCACCCTCCTGGACGCCGACCCCGACCGGCTGCGCGCCGTCGTCGCCGACCGCAGCCTGTGGGGCCAGAGCGGGGGAGTGCCCATCCTGGCCTGCACCCTCGACCACAACAGCCTGGTGGGAGCGGCGGAGTTGGCCTGGCAGCCGGTCCTGGACGACCCGCTGGGAGCGCTCGCCTAG
- a CDS encoding alpha-ketoglutarate-dependent dioxygenase AlkB, which yields MEGELFPRPRTEVSPGAVHLPDWLDDGRQRALLEACREWARPPAGLRTVRVPGGGTMSARQVCLGHHWHPYGYARTVVDGDGAPVKPFPEWLGELGRRAVADALGDPAPPYDIALINFYDADARMGMHRDSDERSDAPVVSLSLGDTCVFRFGNTETRARPYRDLELRSGDLFVFGGPSRLVYHGVPRVYAGSAPAQLGLCGRLNITLRVSGL from the coding sequence ATGGAAGGCGAGCTGTTCCCCAGGCCCCGGACCGAGGTGTCTCCCGGTGCCGTGCACCTGCCGGACTGGCTCGACGACGGTCGACAGCGCGCGCTGCTGGAGGCCTGCCGGGAGTGGGCGCGCCCCCCGGCCGGACTGCGGACGGTGCGGGTCCCCGGTGGGGGCACCATGTCCGCCCGCCAGGTCTGCCTCGGCCACCACTGGCACCCGTACGGCTACGCACGCACGGTCGTCGACGGTGACGGCGCGCCCGTGAAACCATTCCCCGAATGGCTCGGCGAGCTGGGACGACGGGCCGTCGCCGACGCGCTGGGCGATCCCGCGCCGCCGTACGACATCGCCCTGATCAACTTCTACGACGCCGACGCCCGGATGGGCATGCACCGGGACAGCGACGAGAGGTCGGACGCGCCGGTGGTGTCCCTGAGCCTCGGCGACACCTGCGTCTTCCGTTTCGGCAACACCGAGACCCGCGCCAGGCCCTACAGGGACCTCGAGCTGCGCAGCGGTGACCTGTTCGTGTTCGGCGGGCCCTCCCGGCTCGTCTACCACGGGGTCCCCCGCGTGTACGCGGGCAGCGCGCCTGCGCAGTTGGGGCTGTGCGGACGCCTCAACATCACGCTCCGGGTCAGCGGCCTGTAG
- a CDS encoding site-2 protease family protein: MGPASRVRLHDLARRPDGAEWIVGRRETRTSVAVPETAITVIRLLERGLSVGPTQERVLAETGEELDVAEFVRDLIGLGFVAEAAGLPVAAEPVRPPTMPRLRPEHMRFLLSPLLPLLPAALVVAALVALVRHPELAPAYRSLLWSDRGRVVILSGAAVGWSILLLHELAHLAVARAAGVPGRVGFGTRLQFLVAQTDISGIELAPRRHRLTAYLAGVAVNLAVAATAFLLLLVMAPGSAPHRLLAATVLWALLPLTFQLMVFMRTDVYFVLQDLTGCRNLYGDGRAHARHMAGRLLRRRTPDTDPTRALPPAERRAVRVYSVIQVVGTTICLAGLALYTLPADLRLILTAVTGLRTARTGLDLADALLTLGSLLTVHVLWFTTRRRDRRRRRS, from the coding sequence GTGGGACCGGCGTCCCGTGTCCGGCTGCACGACCTGGCCCGGCGACCGGACGGCGCCGAGTGGATCGTGGGACGTCGCGAGACACGGACGTCCGTCGCCGTACCGGAAACCGCCATCACGGTCATCCGCCTGCTGGAGCGCGGACTGAGCGTCGGGCCGACGCAGGAGCGGGTGCTCGCCGAGACCGGCGAGGAACTCGACGTGGCCGAGTTCGTGCGCGACCTCATCGGCCTGGGATTCGTGGCAGAGGCGGCGGGCCTCCCGGTGGCGGCGGAGCCGGTGCGCCCGCCGACCATGCCCCGGCTGCGGCCCGAGCACATGCGCTTCCTGCTGAGCCCCCTCCTTCCACTGCTGCCCGCCGCCCTGGTCGTCGCCGCTCTCGTCGCGCTCGTCCGGCACCCCGAACTCGCCCCTGCCTACCGGAGCCTGCTGTGGAGCGACCGGGGCAGGGTGGTGATCCTCTCCGGTGCCGCCGTGGGCTGGTCGATCCTGTTGCTCCACGAACTGGCGCACCTCGCCGTGGCCAGGGCCGCGGGCGTCCCGGGCCGGGTCGGCTTCGGCACCCGGCTGCAGTTCCTGGTCGCGCAGACGGACATCAGCGGCATCGAACTCGCGCCCCGGCGGCACCGGTTGACGGCCTACCTGGCCGGCGTCGCGGTCAATCTCGCCGTGGCCGCCACGGCGTTCCTGCTGTTGCTCGTGATGGCACCCGGGTCGGCCCCGCACCGGCTGCTCGCCGCGACCGTGCTGTGGGCGCTGCTGCCGCTCACCTTCCAGCTGATGGTGTTCATGCGGACGGACGTGTACTTCGTCCTGCAGGACCTCACCGGGTGCCGGAACCTGTACGGGGACGGCCGCGCCCACGCCCGACACATGGCGGGCCGCTTGCTGCGCAGGCGCACCCCGGACACCGACCCCACCCGGGCCCTGCCTCCGGCGGAACGGCGCGCGGTGCGCGTCTACAGCGTGATCCAGGTCGTCGGAACCACCATCTGCCTGGCCGGACTCGCCCTCTACACCCTCCCGGCGGACCTCCGGCTGATCCTCACCGCGGTGACCGGTCTGCGCACGGCGCGCACCGGCCTCGACCTCGCCGACGCGCTCCTGACCCTCGGATCACTCCTCACGGTCCACGTGCTGTGGTTCACCACCCGCCGCCGCGACCGCCGCCGTCGCCGGAGCTGA
- a CDS encoding methyltransferase — translation MTTPWGEFALTRFPEDPRERLRAWDASDEYLLAHLAEEKVPLSGTVVVLGDRWGALVTALAEHRPTQITDSFLAQEAARLNLARNGVETGAVRLLTTQDAPPERVDVLLVRVPKSLALLEDQLLRLAPAVHEGTVVVGTGMVKEIHTSTLELFERILGPTRTSLAVKKARLIFCTPDPALERPADPWPYCYTLPDGIGPVSGRTVVNHAGVFCADRLDIGTRFFLRHLPAPGARRVVDLGCGNGVVGTAVAVADPDAEVLFVDESFQAVASAEATYRANGVPGHAEFRVGDGLAGVPAGSVDLVLNNPPFHSHQATTDATAWRMFTGAKRVLRPGGELWVVGNRHLGYHVKLKRLFGNSHLVASDPKFVVLKAVKR, via the coding sequence ATGACGACGCCCTGGGGCGAGTTCGCGCTGACCCGTTTTCCCGAGGATCCGCGCGAGCGGCTGCGCGCGTGGGACGCCTCCGACGAGTATCTGCTCGCGCACCTCGCCGAGGAGAAGGTCCCGCTGTCCGGCACGGTCGTGGTCCTCGGTGACCGCTGGGGCGCGCTGGTCACGGCGTTGGCCGAGCACCGGCCCACGCAGATCACCGACTCCTTCCTCGCACAGGAGGCCGCCCGGCTCAATCTCGCGCGCAACGGCGTCGAGACCGGTGCCGTGCGCCTGCTGACCACCCAGGACGCGCCGCCGGAGCGGGTCGACGTCCTGCTGGTGCGGGTGCCGAAGAGCCTCGCCCTGCTGGAGGACCAGCTGCTGCGGCTGGCGCCCGCCGTGCACGAGGGCACGGTCGTCGTCGGCACGGGCATGGTGAAGGAGATCCACACCTCGACGCTGGAGCTGTTCGAACGGATCCTCGGCCCGACGCGCACTTCCCTCGCGGTGAAGAAGGCCCGGCTGATCTTCTGCACGCCCGATCCGGCGCTGGAACGGCCCGCCGACCCGTGGCCGTACTGCTACACGCTGCCCGATGGCATCGGTCCGGTCTCGGGGCGCACGGTCGTCAACCACGCGGGCGTCTTCTGCGCCGACCGGCTGGACATCGGCACCCGGTTCTTCCTGCGGCACCTGCCCGCCCCGGGCGCTCGCCGGGTCGTGGACCTCGGGTGCGGCAACGGGGTGGTGGGGACGGCCGTGGCGGTCGCCGACCCGGACGCCGAGGTGCTGTTCGTCGACGAGTCGTTCCAGGCCGTGGCCTCCGCGGAGGCGACGTACAGGGCGAACGGGGTGCCCGGGCATGCCGAGTTCCGGGTCGGGGACGGGCTGGCGGGGGTGCCGGCCGGGAGTGTCGACCTGGTGCTCAACAATCCGCCGTTCCACTCCCACCAGGCGACGACCGACGCGACGGCGTGGCGGATGTTCACCGGGGCGAAGCGGGTGCTGCGGCCCGGTGGCGAGCTGTGGGTGGTCGGCAACCGGCACCTGGGCTACCACGTCAAACTCAAGCGGCTGTTCGGCAACAGCCACCTGGTCGCGAGCGACCCGAAGTTCGTCGTGCTCAAGGCCGTCAAGCGGTGA
- a CDS encoding class II fructose-bisphosphate aldolase, which produces MPLVTTGELVTRAAAAHSAVPSFNIITLEHVEAVIAGAETAQAGVVLQVSENAVKFRYGRLLPLARAAVAAAERAAVPVALHLDHVQSDDLLRQAADAGFSSVMYDAARLPYERNLAATRAAADWAHAQGLWIEAELGQVGGKAGQPALDAHAPGARTDPDQARAFVADSGVDALAVAVGSTHAMTTRTATLDHALLKRLSATLDVPLVLHGSSGVPDHELVAAVAGGISKVNVGTALNIAMTGAIRDFLAAHPEVVDSRKYLGVGREAMAKTVTAIIRTLVRRP; this is translated from the coding sequence GTGCCCCTCGTCACCACCGGCGAACTCGTCACCCGGGCCGCCGCCGCGCACTCCGCCGTCCCGTCCTTCAACATCATCACGCTCGAGCACGTCGAAGCCGTCATCGCCGGCGCCGAGACCGCACAGGCCGGCGTGGTGCTCCAAGTCAGCGAGAACGCCGTCAAGTTCCGCTACGGCCGGCTGCTCCCACTGGCCCGCGCCGCAGTCGCCGCCGCCGAACGCGCGGCCGTCCCCGTGGCGTTGCATCTCGACCACGTCCAGAGCGACGACCTGCTGCGCCAGGCCGCGGACGCCGGTTTCAGCTCCGTCATGTACGACGCGGCCCGCCTGCCCTACGAGCGCAACCTCGCCGCGACCCGGGCGGCGGCCGACTGGGCGCACGCCCAAGGCCTCTGGATCGAGGCCGAGCTGGGCCAGGTCGGCGGCAAGGCCGGACAGCCCGCCCTCGACGCCCATGCCCCCGGCGCCCGTACCGACCCCGACCAGGCCCGTGCCTTCGTCGCCGACTCCGGCGTGGACGCCCTCGCCGTCGCCGTCGGCAGCACGCACGCCATGACGACCCGCACCGCCACTCTCGACCACGCCCTCCTCAAGCGCCTCTCGGCCACCCTGGACGTGCCCCTCGTACTGCACGGCTCCTCGGGCGTACCGGACCACGAACTCGTCGCGGCCGTCGCGGGCGGCATCTCCAAGGTGAACGTCGGCACGGCCCTCAACATCGCCATGACGGGCGCGATCCGTGACTTCCTCGCCGCCCACCCCGAGGTCGTCGACTCACGCAAGTACCTCGGCGTCGGCCGGGAGGCGATGGCGAAGACCGTGACCGCCATCATCCGCACGCTGGTCCGAAGACCGTGA
- a CDS encoding SIS domain-containing protein translates to MTHVEDELSSQPECWTRAAAEAPRHAAVLPAPGERVAIVGCGTSYFMAQAAAALRESAGQGETDAFAASEFPRGRSYDHVLALTRSGTTTEVLDILDELSGTTRTTALTADPHTPVMRAADDVVVLDFADERSVVQTRFATTALTLLRAHLGVHTDAVVADARTALARPLPEGLVGCTQFTFLGRGWTVGLANEAGLKMREAALAWTESYPAMEYRHGPISVTTHGTATWMLGEAPEGLAEQVRGTGGLWIAGGLDPLAELVRAQRLAVAVAAARALDPDRPRHLTRSVILAP, encoded by the coding sequence ATGACGCACGTCGAGGACGAGCTGAGCAGTCAGCCGGAGTGCTGGACACGGGCGGCGGCGGAGGCGCCACGTCACGCGGCGGTGCTCCCGGCGCCGGGGGAGCGGGTCGCCATCGTCGGATGCGGCACCTCCTACTTCATGGCGCAGGCCGCCGCCGCGTTGCGCGAGTCGGCGGGACAGGGCGAGACGGACGCCTTCGCCGCCTCCGAGTTCCCCCGCGGCCGCTCCTACGACCACGTCCTGGCCCTCACCCGCTCGGGCACCACCACCGAAGTCCTGGACATCCTCGACGAGTTGAGCGGCACCACCCGTACGACCGCGCTCACCGCCGACCCGCACACCCCGGTCATGCGGGCGGCCGACGACGTCGTCGTCCTCGACTTCGCCGACGAACGGTCCGTCGTCCAGACCCGGTTCGCGACCACCGCGCTCACCCTGCTCCGGGCCCACCTCGGCGTGCACACCGACGCCGTCGTCGCGGACGCCCGCACCGCGCTCGCCCGCCCCCTGCCCGAAGGGCTCGTCGGCTGCACCCAGTTCACCTTCCTGGGCCGCGGCTGGACGGTGGGCCTGGCCAACGAGGCCGGGCTGAAGATGCGCGAGGCCGCGCTCGCCTGGACCGAGTCCTACCCGGCGATGGAGTACCGGCACGGCCCCATCAGCGTCACCACCCACGGCACGGCCACCTGGATGCTCGGCGAGGCGCCCGAGGGTCTGGCCGAACAGGTGCGCGGCACCGGCGGGCTGTGGATCGCGGGCGGCCTGGACCCGCTCGCCGAACTGGTCCGCGCCCAGCGCCTGGCCGTCGCCGTCGCCGCGGCCCGCGCACTCGACCCGGACCGGCCCCGCCACCTCACCCGCTCGGTGATCCTCGCCCCCTGA
- a CDS encoding DeoR/GlpR family DNA-binding transcription regulator, which produces MSRDARWKALLELLVERGRLDVEEAATELEVSAATIRRDFDQLAEQQMLVRTRGGAVVHGVSYELPLRYKTARHASEKQRIAKAVAELIAPGEAVGLTGGTTTTEVARALAVRGDLASGSPALTVVTNALNIANELAVRPQFKIVVTGGVARPQSYELIGPLADGVLGQITVDMAVLGVVAFDVTHGAAAHDEAEAAINRLLCERAERVVVAADSSKLGQRAFARICGAGAVDTLVTDTAADPEEVRRFEEAGVEVLTV; this is translated from the coding sequence ATGTCGCGCGACGCCCGCTGGAAGGCGCTGCTGGAGCTGCTCGTCGAGCGTGGCCGGCTGGACGTCGAGGAGGCGGCTACAGAGCTGGAGGTCTCCGCGGCGACGATCCGGCGCGACTTCGACCAGCTCGCCGAACAGCAGATGCTGGTGCGCACCCGCGGCGGCGCGGTCGTACACGGGGTGTCGTACGAGCTGCCGCTGCGCTACAAGACGGCCCGGCACGCCTCCGAGAAGCAGCGGATCGCGAAGGCGGTGGCGGAGCTGATCGCGCCGGGCGAGGCGGTGGGCCTGACCGGCGGCACCACGACGACCGAGGTGGCGCGCGCCCTCGCCGTGCGCGGCGACCTGGCCTCCGGCTCCCCCGCGCTCACCGTCGTCACAAACGCCCTCAACATCGCCAACGAGCTCGCCGTACGCCCTCAGTTCAAGATCGTGGTGACCGGCGGGGTCGCGCGCCCGCAGTCGTACGAGCTCATCGGGCCCCTCGCGGACGGTGTGCTCGGGCAGATCACCGTGGACATGGCGGTGCTCGGCGTCGTCGCCTTCGACGTCACGCACGGGGCCGCGGCGCACGACGAGGCGGAGGCGGCCATCAACCGGCTGCTGTGCGAGCGCGCCGAGCGGGTGGTCGTCGCCGCCGACTCCAGCAAGCTGGGACAACGGGCGTTCGCGCGGATCTGCGGGGCCGGGGCGGTGGACACGCTGGTGACGGACACGGCGGCGGACCCGGAGGAGGTCCGCCGGTTCGAGGAGGCGGGCGTCGAGGTCCTCACCGTCTGA
- a CDS encoding glycoside hydrolase family 15 protein → MDARAIDEDVPTAAGRYLPIAEHGLIGDLRSVALVGTDGTIDWYCCPAFDAPSVFAAILDAERGGCFELSASVPAKTKQFYFPDTNVLITRFFTEDGVGEVQDFMPVDDGFGEPERHRLIRRVVCVRGSIPFRTRVAPRFAYGTRPHTVRMAGEVAVFESDELSLALTSTVPLEAEAQDARADFKLSEGETAVFALDQVGGAVEPRRCAKVEAEEQFNTTVAYWRRWLSASKYRGRWREMVHRSALTLKLLTYAPTGAIVAAPTTSLPEQLGGERNWDYRYVWVRDAAFCVYALLRLGFTDEAEAFMKFVTRHISPGDGRPSGPLQIMYGIDGRTDLTEAELRHLEGHHGSAPVRIGNAAADQLQLDIYGALIDSIYLYDKWAKPISSDQWDDVCALVDWVCEHWDQPDEGIWETRGGRKNFLYSRLMCWVAIERAIRMAHRRGLPADLPRWRLSRDTIYRRIMKEGWSDRRQAFVQHEGGDVLDAAVLMMPLTKFIAPTDPKWLSTLDALTHELVSDSLVYRYDPMASPDGLRGDEGTFSICSFWYVEAMVHAGRVDEARLAFEKMLTYANHLGLYAEEISHTGDQQGNFPQAFTHLALISAAFNLDKALG, encoded by the coding sequence ATGGACGCACGAGCGATCGACGAGGACGTCCCGACGGCCGCCGGCCGGTATCTGCCGATCGCCGAGCACGGGCTGATCGGCGACCTGCGCAGCGTGGCCCTGGTGGGCACGGACGGCACCATCGACTGGTACTGCTGCCCGGCCTTCGACGCGCCGAGCGTCTTCGCGGCGATCCTGGACGCCGAGCGCGGCGGTTGCTTCGAGCTGAGCGCATCCGTGCCGGCGAAGACGAAGCAGTTCTACTTCCCCGACACCAACGTCCTGATCACCCGCTTCTTCACCGAGGACGGCGTCGGCGAGGTGCAGGACTTCATGCCGGTCGACGACGGGTTCGGGGAGCCCGAGCGGCATCGGCTGATCCGGCGCGTGGTGTGCGTGCGCGGCTCCATCCCGTTCCGCACCCGGGTCGCGCCGCGCTTCGCCTACGGCACTCGGCCGCACACCGTACGGATGGCCGGTGAGGTCGCGGTCTTCGAGTCCGACGAGCTCTCCCTCGCCCTGACGTCGACCGTCCCGTTGGAGGCCGAAGCCCAGGACGCGCGCGCCGACTTCAAGCTGTCCGAGGGCGAGACGGCGGTGTTCGCGCTGGACCAGGTCGGCGGTGCCGTGGAGCCGCGCCGCTGCGCCAAGGTCGAGGCCGAGGAGCAGTTCAACACGACGGTGGCGTACTGGCGTCGCTGGCTGTCGGCGTCCAAGTACCGGGGCCGCTGGCGGGAGATGGTGCACCGCTCGGCGCTCACCCTCAAGCTCCTCACCTACGCGCCCACCGGTGCCATCGTGGCCGCGCCGACGACGAGCCTGCCCGAGCAGCTGGGCGGCGAGCGCAACTGGGACTACCGGTACGTGTGGGTGCGCGACGCGGCCTTCTGCGTGTACGCGCTGCTGCGGCTCGGCTTCACCGACGAGGCCGAGGCGTTCATGAAGTTCGTGACCCGGCACATCAGCCCTGGCGACGGCAGGCCGTCCGGCCCCCTGCAGATCATGTACGGCATCGACGGCCGCACCGACCTCACCGAGGCCGAACTCCGCCATCTGGAGGGCCATCACGGCTCGGCACCGGTCCGGATCGGCAACGCCGCCGCCGATCAGCTCCAGCTCGACATCTACGGCGCGCTCATCGACTCCATCTACCTCTACGACAAGTGGGCCAAGCCCATCTCCAGCGACCAGTGGGACGACGTGTGCGCGCTGGTGGACTGGGTGTGTGAGCACTGGGACCAGCCGGACGAGGGGATCTGGGAGACCCGCGGCGGGCGCAAGAACTTCCTGTACTCGCGCCTGATGTGCTGGGTGGCGATCGAACGGGCCATCCGCATGGCCCACCGCCGGGGCCTGCCGGCCGACCTGCCGCGCTGGCGCCTCAGCCGTGACACGATCTACCGGCGGATCATGAAAGAGGGCTGGTCGGACCGGCGGCAGGCGTTCGTGCAGCACGAGGGCGGCGATGTGCTGGACGCGGCGGTGCTGATGATGCCGCTGACGAAGTTCATCGCGCCGACCGACCCCAAGTGGCTGTCCACGCTCGACGCCCTCACCCACGAACTGGTCTCCGACTCGCTCGTCTACCGCTACGACCCGATGGCGAGCCCCGACGGGCTGCGCGGCGACGAAGGCACCTTCTCCATCTGCTCGTTCTGGTACGTCGAGGCGATGGTCCACGCCGGGCGGGTCGACGAGGCACGCCTGGCGTTCGAGAAGATGCTGACGTACGCCAACCATCTCGGGCTGTACGCCGAGGAGATCAGCCACACCGGGGATCAACAGGGCAACTTCCCGCAGGCGTTCACGCATCTCGCGCTGATCAGCGCGGCCTTCAACCTGGACAAGGCGCTGGGCTGA
- a CDS encoding amidohydrolase, protein MTTVDDTPAPLTDDESEGQPPALTLARVRLGPGGPLGSVRIDGGRIVAVAETDELGGPALDMDGRTVLPGLWDAHVHAAQWAGNRRRADLAGLESARAVAEAVRSYARGLPDGEVLVGQGFRDGLWPDAPDKALLDSVCPDRPVALISADLHAAWLNSAGLALVGRPGHATGLLREHDCFEVLRALPEVPVEVLDRWAAEACREAAGRGVTGIVDFHFSDNLADWGRRAARGPLGVRVRAAVYPGHLDAVIERGFRTGDMLPGTGGLVRVGPLKLFTDGSLNTRTALCCEPYPGLEGTPEAHGIEETAYTELVRLMRRAAAHGIEPAVHAIGDRANRLALDAFGAVGCRGRIEHAQLLRTADMPRFAQLGVTASVQPAHAVDDRDVADRHWAGRTGRAFAYADLLAAGARLEFGSDAPVAPLDPWLGIAAAVHRTDDGRPAWHPEQRVPMRTALAASARGRTAIRAGDPADLVIVDADPGTADARTLRRMPVYGTLLGGHWTYGPG, encoded by the coding sequence ATGACGACCGTCGACGACACACCCGCTCCCCTCACGGACGACGAGTCCGAGGGCCAACCGCCCGCGCTGACCCTCGCCCGGGTGCGGCTGGGACCGGGCGGCCCGCTGGGCAGTGTGCGGATCGACGGCGGCAGGATCGTCGCCGTCGCGGAGACGGACGAACTCGGTGGACCCGCCCTGGACATGGACGGGCGCACCGTGCTGCCGGGGCTGTGGGACGCCCATGTGCACGCGGCGCAGTGGGCCGGCAACCGGCGGCGGGCCGACCTCGCCGGCCTGGAGTCCGCGCGGGCGGTGGCCGAAGCCGTACGGTCGTACGCGCGTGGTCTGCCGGACGGTGAGGTGCTCGTCGGCCAGGGTTTCCGGGACGGGCTGTGGCCGGACGCGCCCGACAAGGCGCTGCTGGACTCGGTGTGCCCGGACCGGCCGGTCGCGCTGATCAGTGCCGATCTGCACGCCGCATGGCTGAACTCCGCGGGCCTGGCCCTGGTGGGGCGGCCCGGGCACGCGACGGGACTGCTGCGGGAACACGACTGCTTCGAGGTGCTGCGGGCGCTGCCCGAGGTGCCGGTCGAGGTCCTGGACCGTTGGGCGGCCGAGGCCTGCCGGGAAGCCGCCGGGCGGGGCGTCACGGGGATCGTCGACTTCCACTTCTCCGACAATCTCGCCGACTGGGGTCGGCGCGCGGCTCGGGGGCCGCTCGGGGTGCGGGTGCGGGCCGCCGTGTATCCCGGGCACCTGGACGCGGTGATCGAGCGCGGCTTCCGGACGGGTGACATGCTGCCCGGGACCGGCGGCCTGGTCCGGGTCGGGCCGCTGAAGCTCTTCACGGACGGTTCCCTGAACACCCGAACCGCCCTGTGCTGCGAGCCGTATCCGGGCCTGGAGGGCACGCCGGAGGCCCACGGCATCGAGGAGACGGCGTACACCGAACTCGTCCGTCTCATGCGGCGGGCCGCCGCGCACGGCATCGAGCCCGCCGTCCACGCGATCGGCGACCGCGCCAACAGGCTGGCTCTGGACGCGTTCGGGGCCGTGGGCTGCCGGGGGCGGATCGAGCACGCTCAGCTGCTGAGGACGGCCGACATGCCGCGGTTCGCGCAGCTGGGCGTCACGGCGAGCGTGCAGCCGGCGCACGCCGTCGACGACCGGGACGTGGCGGACCGGCACTGGGCCGGGCGCACCGGCCGTGCCTTCGCCTACGCCGATCTGCTGGCGGCCGGCGCCCGGCTGGAGTTCGGCTCCGACGCTCCCGTCGCACCGCTCGATCCGTGGCTCGGCATCGCGGCCGCCGTCCACCGCACCGACGACGGGCGGCCCGCCTGGCATCCCGAGCAGCGCGTGCCGATGCGGACGGCGCTCGCGGCCTCGGCCCGCGGCCGCACGGCGATCCGCGCCGGGGACCCGGCCGACCTGGTGATCGTCGACGCCGATCCCGGGACGGCGGACGCCCGCACACTGCGGCGGATGCCGGTGTACGGCACGCTGCTGGGCGGCCACTGGACTTACGGCCCCGGATGA